In Lacibacter sp. H375, one DNA window encodes the following:
- the recQ gene encoding DNA helicase RecQ gives MTTVKKKTTPKAAKTTTIVKETAKKAAPKTNGTVAKSNGKKSGATVAGIDLYAALNEHFGFDAFKGTQEAVITNLLSGKDTFVIMPTGGGKSLCYQLPALVSEGVAIIVSPLIALMKNQVDLVRSYSSKDDVAHFLNSTLTKKEIKEVHDDLLAGKTKMLYVAPETLTKQENMEFFSDLKISFFAVDEAHCISEWGHDFRPEYRRLKEMMDQINPDIPIIALTATATPKVQSDIVKNLGLRNPDIYISSFNRGNLYYEIQPKIKKDQTVKSIVKFISQNKGKSGIIYTLNRKTTEELADMLMANGIKAVAYHAGFDGKVRADRQDQFLNEDVQVIVATIAFGMGIDKPDIRFVIHFNIPKSIENYYQETGRAGRDGMEGKCILYYSHKDVSKLEHLMRDKPLSEREVTAQMIQETVAFAESSVCRRKILLHYFGEEYQQENCGNCDNCLHPKEKIEAKDEAVIALKAIKALGERFATEYVIPVIMGRLTPQSQMYRHDQIAEFGSGKEKDQHFWNSLIRQLLLHGLVQKDIEEYGLLKFTKAGEAFLKKPKSFKIVLNNLYEEATADDDEGADAAGGGLASDDKLFEMLKELRQKEAKKKGLPPFVIFLENSLLDMATLYPTTLEELEKCQGVSKGKSIRYGKPFVEMIAKYVEENEIEKPDEFVMKSVVNKSGNKVYLIQNVDKRIPLETIAKNKGWRMDEMLEEMETIAASGTKLRLDYAIDEWLDEYEQEEIIDYFKTCSTSDLKIAQQELEDGGYNWEQLKIMRIKFLSEYGM, from the coding sequence ATGACAACAGTTAAGAAAAAAACTACGCCAAAAGCGGCCAAAACAACAACTATCGTAAAAGAAACGGCAAAAAAAGCTGCCCCAAAAACAAACGGGACGGTTGCCAAATCCAACGGTAAAAAGTCCGGCGCAACTGTAGCAGGTATTGATCTGTATGCAGCTCTCAACGAACATTTTGGATTTGATGCATTTAAAGGCACACAGGAAGCAGTGATCACCAACCTGCTGAGTGGGAAAGATACATTTGTGATTATGCCCACAGGCGGTGGTAAAAGTTTGTGTTACCAGTTGCCGGCATTGGTGAGCGAAGGGGTGGCAATCATTGTAAGTCCGCTCATTGCCCTCATGAAAAACCAGGTTGATCTGGTACGTAGCTACAGCAGCAAAGATGATGTGGCGCATTTTCTTAATTCAACATTAACCAAGAAGGAAATAAAAGAAGTGCATGATGATTTGCTGGCAGGCAAAACCAAAATGCTTTATGTGGCACCTGAAACACTCACCAAGCAGGAAAACATGGAATTCTTCAGTGATCTGAAGATCTCCTTCTTTGCTGTGGATGAAGCACACTGTATCAGTGAATGGGGTCATGATTTCCGTCCTGAATACCGCAGGTTGAAAGAAATGATGGACCAGATCAACCCCGATATTCCCATCATTGCACTAACAGCTACTGCAACGCCAAAAGTGCAGAGCGATATTGTAAAGAACCTTGGCTTACGCAATCCTGATATTTATATTTCCTCGTTCAACCGTGGAAACCTCTACTACGAAATTCAACCCAAGATCAAAAAAGATCAAACGGTAAAAAGTATTGTGAAGTTTATTTCACAAAACAAAGGCAAGAGCGGCATCATCTACACCCTCAACCGTAAAACAACGGAAGAGCTGGCCGATATGCTGATGGCGAATGGCATCAAAGCTGTTGCTTACCATGCCGGTTTTGATGGAAAGGTAAGAGCCGACAGACAGGATCAGTTCCTGAATGAAGATGTGCAGGTAATTGTTGCAACCATCGCCTTTGGTATGGGGATCGATAAACCTGATATCCGTTTTGTGATTCACTTCAACATCCCCAAGAGTATTGAAAATTATTACCAGGAAACAGGACGTGCCGGAAGAGATGGGATGGAAGGGAAATGTATTCTTTACTATTCGCATAAAGATGTGAGCAAGCTCGAACATTTAATGCGTGATAAACCATTAAGTGAACGTGAAGTAACTGCACAAATGATCCAGGAAACAGTTGCGTTTGCAGAAAGCTCTGTTTGCCGCCGTAAGATATTGCTGCATTATTTTGGTGAAGAATACCAGCAGGAGAATTGCGGCAACTGTGATAACTGTTTGCATCCGAAAGAAAAGATCGAAGCAAAAGACGAAGCAGTGATTGCACTCAAAGCGATCAAAGCATTGGGCGAACGTTTTGCAACAGAGTATGTAATACCGGTGATCATGGGCAGGTTAACACCACAGAGCCAGATGTATCGTCACGATCAGATCGCTGAATTCGGAAGCGGTAAAGAAAAGGATCAGCACTTCTGGAATTCACTCATCCGCCAGTTATTACTGCATGGGTTGGTGCAGAAAGATATTGAAGAATATGGTTTGCTCAAGTTCACCAAAGCAGGTGAAGCATTTTTGAAAAAGCCGAAGAGTTTCAAAATTGTTCTCAATAATTTATACGAAGAAGCTACTGCTGATGATGACGAAGGAGCAGATGCAGCTGGTGGTGGTCTGGCATCAGACGATAAGTTGTTTGAAATGCTGAAAGAACTGCGGCAGAAAGAAGCAAAGAAAAAAGGATTGCCACCGTTTGTGATCTTCCTCGAAAATTCATTGCTTGATATGGCCACGCTTTATCCTACCACGTTGGAAGAGCTGGAAAAATGCCAGGGTGTGAGTAAAGGCAAATCGATCCGTTATGGCAAACCTTTTGTGGAAATGATTGCGAAGTATGTAGAGGAAAATGAAATAGAAAAGCCTGATGAGTTTGTGATGAAGAGCGTGGTGAATAAGAGCGGCAACAAAGTATATCTTATACAAAATGTTGACAAACGTATTCCGCTTGAAACCATTGCCAAGAACAAAGGCTGGCGCATGGATGAAATGCTGGAAGAAATGGAGACCATTGCTGCAAGCGGCACCAAACTCCGCTTGGATTATGCCATTGATGAATGGCTCGATGAATACGAACAGGAAGAGATCATTGATTATTTCAAGACCTGCAGCACCAGTGATTTGAAAATTGCGCAGCAGGAACTGGAAGATGGTGGTTATAACTGGGAACAGCTGAAGATCATGCGCATTAAGTTTTTGAGTGAATATGGAATGTAA
- a CDS encoding glycosyltransferase, with the protein MNGQKNRRILLAPLDWGLGHATRCIPIVRSLQENGHEVVLAADGAVAALFNSEFPGIEIKALKGYGIRYSKNASLFGSMLQQMPGILKSIRYEQQWLSELLQREEFHLIISDNRPGFYSKKVPSVYITHQLLINSGKGKWLNRLLQQLHSRYMKNFRAVWVPDLEGKENLAGELAHPSTPLVQPVYLGLLSRMNPVITEVKYDVMIMLSGPEPQRTILEEKLIGQLSTYTKTVLLVRGLPEQHSSTLQVPSHITVHNHLPAIFLQEALCSSKLIICRSGYTTLMDLIRLKKKAVLIPTPGQPEQEYLAEYMQQQQLFPFIIQEKFHLTTALTVSDSFLYNQPFSEADFQQHNAIITTLVQKFTNR; encoded by the coding sequence ATGAACGGCCAAAAAAACAGACGGATACTGCTGGCACCCCTCGATTGGGGGCTGGGTCATGCTACCCGGTGCATTCCCATTGTCCGTTCCTTACAGGAAAATGGCCACGAGGTTGTACTTGCTGCTGATGGAGCGGTAGCCGCTTTATTCAATAGTGAATTCCCCGGGATCGAGATCAAGGCACTGAAAGGTTACGGCATCAGGTATAGTAAAAATGCATCGCTGTTTGGGAGTATGCTACAACAAATGCCGGGCATACTGAAAAGCATCCGTTATGAACAGCAATGGTTGAGTGAACTGTTACAGAGAGAAGAGTTTCATCTGATCATCAGCGATAACCGACCGGGGTTTTATAGCAAGAAGGTTCCCTCTGTTTATATCACCCATCAACTTCTTATCAATTCAGGAAAAGGAAAATGGCTGAACAGGTTGTTGCAACAACTGCATAGCCGTTACATGAAAAACTTTCGTGCCGTGTGGGTGCCTGATCTTGAAGGCAAAGAAAATCTTGCGGGAGAGTTAGCACATCCTTCAACTCCACTTGTACAACCGGTTTACCTTGGTTTGCTTTCACGTATGAACCCAGTGATAACTGAAGTAAAATATGATGTGATGATCATGTTATCAGGCCCGGAACCACAACGAACAATACTGGAGGAAAAATTGATTGGCCAGCTTTCAACTTATACGAAAACTGTTTTGCTTGTCCGGGGATTGCCTGAGCAACACAGCAGTACACTTCAAGTACCCTCACACATCACCGTACACAATCATTTACCGGCTATTTTTTTGCAGGAAGCTCTGTGTTCATCGAAACTGATCATTTGCAGAAGCGGTTACACTACGTTGATGGATCTGATTCGATTGAAGAAAAAAGCGGTACTCATTCCAACACCCGGTCAGCCGGAACAGGAATATCTTGCGGAGTATATGCAACAGCAGCAATTGTTTCCTTTTATAATACAGGAAAAATTTCATCTTACAACAGCATTGACTGTTAGTGATTCTTTTTTATACAATCAACCATTTAGTGAAGCAGATTTTCAACAACACAATGCCATCATTACAACACTTGTACAGAAGTTCACCAACAGATGA
- a CDS encoding LOG family protein, whose product MKNEKEAIKTQLSEIKFLEGPQSRWREFKFAWKVLLEFIKGYRSLAFVGPCVTIFGSARYNEGHEYYELTQKVGAEVAKMGFTVMTGGGPGLMEAANRGAKQVGGRSVGCNIVLPFEQDPNPYLDTWVNIRYFFVRKTLLIKYSYAFICMPGGFGTLDELFESITLIQTKKIKDFPVIVMGKAFHKEMMEHVQHMKERGTISPNDDQLFIVTDSVEEAMEVLKEKSIKRFELKHETQRPFSWLFERKNWLGK is encoded by the coding sequence ATGAAAAATGAAAAGGAAGCAATAAAAACACAACTGAGTGAAATAAAATTTTTAGAAGGTCCGCAGAGTCGTTGGCGTGAATTCAAGTTTGCATGGAAGGTGTTACTGGAGTTTATAAAAGGTTACAGAAGCCTTGCGTTTGTTGGTCCTTGTGTCACCATTTTTGGCTCGGCTCGTTACAACGAAGGACACGAATACTATGAGCTTACGCAGAAAGTAGGAGCTGAAGTAGCAAAGATGGGGTTTACAGTTATGACAGGTGGCGGCCCTGGTTTAATGGAAGCTGCCAACCGTGGAGCAAAGCAAGTAGGTGGACGAAGTGTTGGTTGTAATATTGTGCTTCCGTTTGAACAGGATCCAAACCCTTACCTCGATACTTGGGTAAACATCCGCTACTTTTTTGTACGCAAAACATTACTCATTAAATACTCTTACGCCTTTATTTGTATGCCCGGTGGTTTTGGAACTTTGGATGAACTGTTTGAATCTATTACGCTGATTCAAACAAAAAAGATCAAAGACTTTCCGGTGATCGTAATGGGCAAAGCGTTTCATAAAGAAATGATGGAACATGTGCAACACATGAAAGAACGTGGCACCATTTCACCCAACGATGATCAGCTGTTCATTGTAACAGATTCAGTAGAAGAAGCAATGGAAGTGCTGAAAGAGAAAAGTATAAAACGTTTCGAATTAAAACATGAAACGCAAAGACCCTTTAGCTGGTTGTTTGAACGAAAGAATTGGCTTGGGAAATAA
- a CDS encoding MarR family winged helix-turn-helix transcriptional regulator, with the protein MSLETDIKQIRKFRNEHHKTVVNLIFTHNWVTEKLKQFLDEEDLTLQQFNILRILRGSDKPLSTLQIRERMLDKMSDTSRIVDRLLLKNLAKKTISKKDKRLVDVTITSKGKKLLNKLDSTQSFIDGVMNNLSEEDARQLNSLLDKVRGSD; encoded by the coding sequence ATGAGTTTAGAAACAGACATTAAACAAATAAGGAAGTTCAGAAATGAACATCATAAAACAGTTGTCAATCTCATATTTACACATAACTGGGTTACAGAAAAACTGAAGCAGTTTTTGGATGAAGAAGATCTTACGCTTCAGCAATTCAACATACTCCGTATTTTACGTGGCAGCGATAAACCACTCTCAACATTACAGATACGTGAACGTATGCTCGATAAAATGAGTGATACCAGTCGTATTGTTGATCGGTTGCTGTTGAAAAATCTTGCAAAGAAAACCATCAGCAAAAAAGACAAACGCCTTGTTGATGTAACAATTACTTCAAAAGGCAAAAAACTCCTGAATAAACTGGACAGTACACAGTCGTTCATTGATGGAGTGATGAATAATCTTTCAGAAGAAGATGCCAGACAACTCAACTCTTTGCTCGATAAAGTGCGTGGTTCTGATTAA
- the lptC gene encoding LPS export ABC transporter periplasmic protein LptC, whose protein sequence is MINILNHIFSIKKAAALIMGCFFFMACENDLEKIRDMQRTRLSVDEVKNVTSYLSQGGRMKAKLTAPLMLRYFDSVPRVEFPSSLHVDFYNDSMQIESYLDAKKASYYEQQSRIVLTDSVVVIRIDGDTLKTDELYWEQNLHKLYTTKDVEIRQKTKTIFGKGFESDEQLKNGRIDSITGILLVGASKFAGN, encoded by the coding sequence ATGATTAATATTCTCAACCATATTTTTTCAATAAAGAAAGCAGCAGCACTAATTATGGGCTGCTTTTTTTTCATGGCATGCGAGAACGATCTTGAAAAGATCCGTGACATGCAGCGCACCCGTCTTTCGGTTGATGAGGTGAAAAATGTAACCAGCTACCTCAGCCAGGGCGGTAGAATGAAAGCAAAACTCACGGCTCCGCTTATGCTTCGTTACTTCGATAGTGTTCCAAGGGTTGAGTTCCCCAGTTCATTGCATGTTGATTTTTATAACGACAGCATGCAGATCGAGAGTTATCTCGATGCAAAAAAAGCATCCTACTACGAACAGCAGAGCCGTATTGTGCTGACGGATAGTGTGGTGGTAATACGAATTGATGGCGATACACTTAAAACCGACGAACTTTACTGGGAACAGAATTTGCATAAACTCTATACCACAAAAGATGTTGAGATCAGGCAAAAAACAAAAACCATCTTTGGTAAAGGTTTTGAAAGTGATGAGCAGCTAAAGAATGGCCGCATTGATTCTATTACCGGTATTCTGCTGGTTGGCGCTTCGAAATTTGCAGGCAATTAA
- a CDS encoding mannose-1-phosphate guanylyltransferase, which translates to MNKNHYVAIMAGGIGSRFWPMSRTAFPKQFLDILHTGRTLIQSTYDRYLQFIPNENIYVVTSTEYADIVKKQLPDLPAENILCEPSRKNTAPCVAYIAHKLQLINKEGLLICAPADHLILDAPAFTKVCTDAFEFVDSINALVTLGIKPTYANTGYGYIQHEPMPVADHVYKVKTFTEKPNLELAKTFLASGDFLWNAGIFVWKVKNIIKAFEKFLPEMNEVFVAEKEHFNTAGEQEAIDRIYPQCTNISIDYGIMEKADNVYVVPSSFGWSDLGTWNSAYENMEKDYFGNAVAGKHVMIIDATKNVVHAPDKKLILLQGLDDFIVVDTHDVLLICKKEKEQEIKEYVAEVKRNKGEKFL; encoded by the coding sequence ATGAACAAGAATCATTACGTTGCCATCATGGCCGGTGGAATCGGCAGCCGTTTCTGGCCCATGAGCCGCACCGCATTTCCAAAACAGTTTTTAGATATTCTCCATACAGGAAGAACGTTGATACAATCGACATACGATCGGTACCTCCAGTTCATCCCCAATGAAAATATTTACGTGGTTACCTCCACTGAGTATGCTGATATTGTAAAAAAGCAATTGCCGGATCTCCCGGCTGAAAATATTTTGTGTGAGCCTTCAAGAAAGAACACTGCACCCTGCGTGGCCTATATTGCCCACAAACTTCAACTCATCAACAAAGAAGGTTTGCTGATTTGTGCACCTGCCGATCACTTAATTCTTGATGCGCCTGCATTTACCAAAGTGTGTACTGATGCATTTGAATTCGTAGACAGTATTAATGCACTGGTGACGCTTGGTATTAAGCCCACTTATGCTAATACCGGCTATGGTTATATTCAACACGAACCGATGCCCGTGGCTGATCATGTGTACAAAGTGAAGACGTTTACAGAAAAGCCTAATCTTGAACTGGCAAAAACCTTTCTTGCCAGTGGCGACTTTCTATGGAATGCCGGCATTTTTGTGTGGAAGGTGAAGAATATCATCAAAGCATTTGAAAAATTTCTTCCTGAGATGAACGAAGTGTTTGTTGCTGAGAAAGAACATTTCAATACAGCCGGTGAACAGGAAGCGATCGACCGCATCTACCCGCAATGCACCAATATCTCCATTGATTATGGTATTATGGAGAAAGCCGATAACGTGTATGTGGTTCCATCATCATTTGGCTGGAGCGATCTCGGCACCTGGAACAGCGCTTATGAAAATATGGAGAAAGATTATTTTGGCAATGCTGTGGCCGGTAAACATGTGATGATCATTGATGCAACCAAGAACGTGGTACATGCACCTGATAAAAAATTAATTCTGTTGCAGGGGCTCGATGATTTTATTGTGGTTGATACACACGATGTGTTACTCATCTGCAAAAAAGAAAAAGAGCAGGAGATCAAAGAATACGTGGCAGAGGTGAAAAGAAATAAGGGAGAGAAGTTTCTCTAG
- a CDS encoding KpsF/GutQ family sugar-phosphate isomerase: MDKLQHTNPLDVARRTIALEAGAIEGLSSQLTDDFSKICQTILEAKGRLIVSGIGKSAVIAQKIVATLNSTGTPAVFLHAADAIHGDLGMILNHDVVMIISKSGESPEIKVLTQLVKNFGNPVVGMVGNLDSYLAKQSDLLLDTTVSQEACPNNLAPTSSTTAQMVMGDALAVALMELRGFKTEDFAKFHPGGALGKKLYLRVADLYIHNEQPKVLADALLKEVIVEISKKRLGATAVVNAADELLGVITDGDLRRMLEKNNRLDEVSATQIMTVHPKSIEAEALAIDAMELMRKNNISQLLVVNNKQYLGIIHLHDLIKEGLI; this comes from the coding sequence ATGGATAAATTACAGCATACAAACCCGCTTGATGTCGCCCGACGAACGATTGCCCTGGAGGCGGGGGCCATTGAAGGGTTGTCTTCTCAGCTTACCGACGATTTCAGCAAGATCTGCCAAACCATCCTGGAGGCGAAGGGTCGTTTGATCGTAAGTGGCATTGGGAAAAGCGCAGTGATTGCCCAGAAAATTGTTGCAACACTTAATTCAACAGGCACGCCTGCAGTATTTCTCCATGCTGCTGATGCTATTCATGGTGATCTCGGTATGATCCTGAATCATGATGTGGTCATGATCATCAGCAAGAGCGGTGAAAGTCCGGAGATAAAAGTGTTGACGCAACTGGTGAAAAACTTTGGTAACCCGGTGGTAGGCATGGTGGGCAATCTTGATTCCTATTTAGCCAAACAAAGTGACTTGTTACTCGATACAACGGTTAGCCAAGAAGCTTGCCCCAACAATCTTGCTCCAACCAGCAGCACCACTGCGCAGATGGTGATGGGTGATGCCCTGGCTGTTGCGTTGATGGAATTACGTGGTTTTAAAACAGAGGATTTTGCGAAGTTTCATCCGGGAGGTGCGTTGGGCAAAAAACTTTACTTACGTGTAGCTGATCTCTATATTCACAATGAACAACCAAAAGTATTGGCTGATGCATTGCTGAAAGAAGTGATCGTGGAGATTTCAAAGAAACGATTAGGCGCCACTGCTGTTGTAAATGCTGCTGATGAATTATTGGGTGTGATCACTGATGGTGATTTGCGCAGAATGCTGGAAAAGAATAACCGTTTAGATGAAGTGTCGGCAACACAGATCATGACCGTACATCCAAAATCAATAGAAGCAGAAGCATTGGCGATTGATGCTATGGAACTGATGCGGAAAAATAATATCAGTCAATTATTGGTTGTTAACAACAAACAATACCTTGGCATTATACATTTGCACGATTTAATTAAAGAAGGATTGATATAA
- a CDS encoding DMT family transporter: MSTTQTNKAHLAILATNLIFGINFSVVKYISPSLIKPFGLNFIRVSVAVLLFWFLFLLKPSNGGIYKKDIPRFLLCALTGVAINQLLFIKGLTLTTPIHGALLILVTPVFILLLGFLLRTEKITVLRLTGLASGICGAVLLILSRENSVIGSNMVLGDVLVVINAISYAFYYVLVKPLMKKYTPIHIIRWVFSLGFIMVLPFCWHEFITIDWSLFDTSHFAALAFVVLGATFFAYYFTVYGLQHLSAASVGAYIYLQPLFSAIVSAIFFHETVSGYKLIAAALIFTGVYLVNRKKTVS, translated from the coding sequence TTGTCAACAACCCAAACCAATAAGGCGCATTTAGCCATACTTGCTACCAATTTAATATTTGGTATTAACTTTAGCGTGGTAAAATATATTTCGCCCTCGCTTATTAAACCCTTCGGGCTTAATTTTATTCGTGTTAGTGTTGCCGTTTTATTGTTCTGGTTTCTGTTCCTGCTCAAGCCTTCCAACGGCGGTATTTACAAAAAAGACATTCCCCGTTTTTTACTTTGTGCATTAACCGGGGTAGCAATCAATCAGCTGCTATTCATTAAAGGATTAACATTAACTACACCCATTCACGGCGCACTACTCATTCTGGTTACACCTGTTTTTATTTTACTGCTGGGTTTTTTGTTGCGTACAGAAAAAATTACGGTGCTCAGACTAACCGGCCTTGCATCGGGCATCTGCGGTGCAGTTTTATTGATCCTGTCAAGAGAAAATTCAGTAATAGGAAGTAACATGGTGCTGGGTGATGTTTTGGTTGTGATCAACGCCATCTCATATGCCTTTTATTATGTACTGGTAAAACCATTGATGAAGAAATACACACCCATACACATCATACGCTGGGTATTTTCGCTGGGTTTTATAATGGTGTTACCTTTCTGTTGGCACGAGTTTATTACCATTGACTGGAGTTTATTCGATACATCACATTTTGCGGCATTGGCCTTTGTTGTATTAGGTGCTACATTTTTTGCTTATTACTTCACAGTATACGGATTGCAGCATTTAAGTGCCGCATCAGTTGGTGCCTACATTTATCTTCAACCACTGTTCTCGGCAATTGTATCAGCTATTTTCTTTCATGAAACAGTTTCAGGTTACAAATTAATTGCAGCTGCATTGATTTTTACAGGCGTGTATCTTGTAAACAGAAAAAAGACAGTTTCGTAA
- a CDS encoding glycoside hydrolase family 10 protein has protein sequence MARGYFLFILIFLQSLVAAQPKQEFRAVWIATVDNIDWPSKKGLAVDSQKAEFIRILDLHKNNGMNAVIMQIRPATDAFYPSPYEPWSEWLSGVQGKPPSPYYDPLAFMITETHKRGMEFHAWCNPYRADFNIGKASIAPSHITRLHPQWFLDYGGKKYFDPGNKEAQAFVVEVIRDMTERYDVDAIHFDDYFYPYRIAGKEFPDSISYHQYKNGLAIDDWRRSNVDSVIVGLSRMIKKTKPWVKFGISPFGVWRNSDRDPRGSNTKAGQTNYDDLYADILLWLRKGWIDYVAPQLYWEFGHKAAPYEVLIDWWSKNTYGKHCYIGLGIYRAGSSDAWKDSTLIPRQIELLRNTPNMQGMIFFSSKTFNKNPNGWNDSLRLHYFKEPALVPEMNWLPKKK, from the coding sequence ATGGCACGTGGTTATTTTCTTTTCATTCTTATTTTTTTACAATCGCTTGTTGCGGCCCAACCCAAACAGGAGTTCAGGGCAGTATGGATCGCAACAGTTGATAATATTGACTGGCCATCGAAAAAAGGGCTGGCGGTCGATTCACAAAAAGCCGAATTCATCCGCATACTGGACCTGCATAAAAACAATGGCATGAATGCTGTGATCATGCAGATTCGCCCGGCGACAGACGCATTCTATCCTTCACCTTACGAACCCTGGAGCGAATGGTTAAGTGGTGTACAGGGCAAACCTCCATCTCCTTATTACGATCCGTTGGCTTTTATGATTACGGAAACGCACAAACGGGGAATGGAATTTCATGCATGGTGCAATCCTTATCGTGCTGATTTCAATATTGGAAAAGCCTCGATCGCCCCATCACATATTACACGTTTGCATCCACAATGGTTTTTAGATTATGGTGGAAAAAAATATTTCGATCCCGGGAATAAAGAAGCACAGGCATTTGTAGTAGAAGTGATCCGTGATATGACGGAACGGTACGACGTGGATGCCATTCATTTCGATGATTATTTTTATCCTTACCGCATTGCAGGTAAAGAATTTCCTGATTCAATCTCTTATCATCAATATAAAAACGGGCTTGCAATAGATGATTGGCGAAGAAGTAATGTTGATTCAGTAATTGTTGGTTTGAGTCGTATGATCAAAAAAACAAAACCCTGGGTGAAGTTTGGTATCAGTCCTTTTGGTGTATGGCGTAACAGCGATAGAGATCCAAGAGGCAGCAATACAAAAGCAGGACAAACAAATTACGATGATCTGTATGCAGATATTCTCTTGTGGTTACGAAAAGGCTGGATCGATTATGTGGCACCACAACTTTATTGGGAGTTTGGTCATAAAGCAGCTCCTTACGAAGTGTTGATCGATTGGTGGAGCAAAAACACATACGGTAAACATTGTTATATTGGCCTGGGAATTTATCGTGCAGGCAGCAGTGATGCATGGAAAGACAGTACACTTATTCCACGGCAGATCGAATTACTCCGCAACACACCCAATATGCAGGGTATGATATTTTTCAGCAGCAAAACATTTAATAAAAACCCCAATGGATGGAACGATAGTTTGCGGTTGCATTATTTTAAAGAACCTGCACTTGTTCCTGAAATGAATTGGTTACCTAAAAAGAAATAA
- a CDS encoding type III pantothenate kinase, translated as MPTTICFDFGNTRLKAAVFEQDQLKEIVILPDDHRSTIEEIVQKYKPQFTILSSVVNHQPVVEDVLSSHTNFHKLSHLTKLPFSTPVGKPETIGADRLALCAAAVYLFPQKNNLAIGLGTCITYNFINNQNQFLGGSISPGLEMRFKAMHGFTAKLPLVNMEWHFPLIGYDTKTNLLSGVAWGMAKEIDGIIDAYAEKYGNFNVQLTGGDTLHFAPLLKNQIFADPQLIFKGLYAISEFNR; from the coding sequence ATGCCCACTACCATTTGTTTCGATTTCGGCAACACACGTTTAAAAGCAGCGGTGTTTGAACAGGATCAGCTGAAAGAAATTGTTATTCTGCCGGATGATCACCGCTCAACCATTGAAGAGATCGTTCAGAAATATAAGCCGCAGTTTACCATTCTGTCGTCGGTGGTGAATCATCAACCCGTGGTAGAAGACGTGCTGAGCAGCCATACCAACTTTCATAAATTATCACATCTCACAAAACTGCCTTTCAGCACCCCGGTTGGTAAACCTGAAACTATTGGTGCCGATCGGTTGGCACTTTGTGCAGCCGCCGTTTATCTCTTCCCCCAAAAAAATAATTTAGCCATTGGTTTAGGCACCTGCATCACCTATAATTTCATCAATAATCAGAACCAGTTTTTGGGTGGCAGTATTTCACCCGGGCTTGAAATGCGTTTCAAAGCCATGCATGGGTTTACGGCCAAGCTGCCATTGGTAAATATGGAGTGGCACTTCCCTTTAATTGGGTATGATACCAAGACAAATTTGCTCAGCGGAGTTGCTTGGGGGATGGCCAAAGAGATCGATGGAATCATTGATGCATATGCTGAAAAGTACGGGAACTTTAACGTGCAATTAACCGGGGGTGATACGCTTCATTTTGCTCCTCTGCTCAAAAACCAGATATTTGCAGACCCTCAACTAATATTTAAAGGTCTGTATGCAATCAGTGAGTTCAATCGGTAA